Proteins encoded by one window of Phytohabitans houttuyneae:
- a CDS encoding MFS transporter encodes MKLLVTCAAQFLVVLDVSIVNVALPAMRDDLGFGPSGLEWVVNAYALAFAGFLLLGGRVADLFGRRRALIAGLVLFAGASLAGGLATAPWALVAARSVQGLGGALLMPATLAILTATYPEGPQRARAVAVWSAVGAAGGAAGSVFGGLLTDFLSWRWTLLINVPIGAAAIVVALLVLDPGRDGGGRRLDVLGAVTVTAGLTSLAFGVTQTREHGWGAAATLLPLVAGILLLLGFLAVQAWVAREPLMPLRIFRSRSVSSANVVILLTGGAGFAMWYFVSLYLQNVRGYGALEAGLAFLPHTAAIIAAARVAPRLMARIGIRATVVLGALVAAAGFFWQSRLTVDSGLVTGVLLPGMVMTAGIGLTFTPLAAAATTGAARGDSGLVSGLLNSSRQIGGSVGLAALATIAAAHTQDLGASGAAVTAGYSRAFLIASILLLVAAAATVLLPPPPRTPKAPALAEAARAGAA; translated from the coding sequence GTGAAGCTCCTCGTCACCTGCGCGGCCCAGTTCCTTGTCGTGCTGGACGTCTCGATCGTCAACGTGGCGCTGCCCGCGATGCGCGACGACCTGGGCTTCGGCCCGAGTGGCCTGGAGTGGGTCGTCAACGCGTACGCGCTGGCGTTCGCCGGCTTCCTGCTGCTCGGCGGCCGGGTGGCCGACCTCTTCGGGCGGCGCCGGGCCCTGATCGCCGGGCTGGTGCTCTTCGCCGGCGCGAGTCTGGCCGGCGGTCTGGCCACCGCGCCGTGGGCCCTGGTGGCCGCGCGGTCGGTGCAGGGGCTCGGCGGCGCGCTGCTGATGCCCGCCACGCTCGCGATCCTGACCGCGACGTACCCGGAAGGTCCGCAGCGGGCCCGCGCGGTCGCGGTGTGGAGCGCGGTCGGCGCGGCCGGCGGAGCCGCCGGTTCGGTCTTCGGTGGCCTCCTCACCGACTTCCTCTCGTGGCGCTGGACGTTGCTGATCAACGTGCCGATCGGGGCCGCCGCGATAGTCGTGGCGCTGCTCGTGCTCGATCCCGGCCGGGACGGCGGCGGGCGGCGGCTGGACGTGCTCGGCGCGGTGACCGTGACCGCCGGCCTGACGTCGCTGGCGTTCGGCGTGACGCAGACCCGCGAGCACGGCTGGGGTGCGGCGGCCACGCTGCTGCCGCTGGTCGCCGGCATCCTGTTGCTGTTGGGGTTCCTGGCCGTGCAGGCGTGGGTGGCCCGCGAGCCGCTCATGCCGCTGCGGATCTTCCGATCCCGCTCGGTCTCCAGCGCCAACGTGGTCATCCTGCTGACCGGTGGCGCCGGCTTCGCGATGTGGTACTTCGTCTCGCTGTACCTGCAGAACGTGCGTGGCTACGGCGCGCTGGAGGCCGGCCTGGCGTTCCTGCCGCACACGGCGGCGATCATCGCGGCCGCCCGGGTGGCGCCGCGGCTGATGGCCCGGATCGGCATCCGCGCGACGGTGGTGCTCGGCGCGCTGGTGGCCGCGGCCGGCTTCTTCTGGCAGTCCCGGCTGACTGTGGACAGTGGACTCGTCACCGGGGTACTGCTGCCCGGCATGGTGATGACCGCCGGGATCGGGCTGACGTTCACCCCGCTGGCCGCCGCGGCCACGACCGGTGCGGCGCGCGGCGACAGCGGGCTCGTCTCCGGCCTGCTCAACTCCTCACGCCAGATCGGCGGCTCGGTCGGGCTCGCGGCGCTGGCGACGATCGCGGCCGCGCACACCCAGGATCTCGGTGCCTCCGGCGCGGCTGTCACGGCCGGTTACAGCCGGGCGTTCCTGATCGCCTCGATCCTGCTCCTCGTGGCCGCTGCGGCCACCGTGCTGCTGCCGCCGCCTCCGCGCACCCCAAAGGCTCCCGCCCTGGCCGAAGCGGCCAGGGCGGGAGCTGCCTGA
- a CDS encoding TetR/AcrR family transcriptional regulator — protein MSRRAEADRNDEAVFLAAREVFAELGADAPMSAIAARAGVGMGSLYRRYPSKVDLMRAICTTSMERSMAEADAALAEEPDGWSALTRYMRRCVDLRVGSLARLAGTFPATEEMFALAERGHKVIDEIVGRARAEGTLRADVTSADIVLTISEMSVLPGGPYRHRWLALVLDGLRAPGAGALPGPAPDWSSVRERWVYQESPVSRS, from the coding sequence ATGAGCCGCCGCGCCGAGGCCGACCGCAACGACGAAGCCGTCTTCCTCGCCGCCCGCGAGGTCTTCGCCGAGCTGGGCGCCGACGCGCCGATGTCCGCCATCGCGGCCCGCGCGGGCGTGGGGATGGGCTCGCTCTACCGCCGCTACCCCAGCAAGGTCGACCTCATGCGGGCGATCTGCACCACCTCGATGGAGCGGTCGATGGCCGAGGCCGACGCGGCGCTCGCCGAGGAGCCGGACGGCTGGTCGGCGCTCACCCGCTACATGCGCCGCTGCGTCGACCTGCGGGTCGGCTCGCTGGCCCGGCTGGCCGGGACGTTTCCGGCGACGGAGGAGATGTTCGCGCTCGCCGAGCGGGGCCACAAGGTGATCGACGAGATCGTCGGCCGCGCACGGGCCGAGGGGACGCTCCGCGCCGACGTGACGAGCGCCGACATCGTGCTCACGATCAGCGAGATGAGCGTGCTGCCCGGCGGGCCGTACCGCCATCGCTGGCTGGCCCTGGTGCTCGACGGGCTGCGCGCGCCCGGCGCCGGCGCGCTGCCCGGCCCGGCGCCCGACTGGTCGAGCGTGCGCGAGCGGTGGGTCTACCAGGAGAGCCCGGTCAGCCGCTCGTAG
- a CDS encoding phosphoribosylaminoimidazolesuccinocarboxamide synthase has protein sequence MELLHSGKVRDVYADGDDLILVASDRVSVYDVVLPTPIPDKGAVLTRLSLWWFEQLADLVPHHVISASDVPPQFAGRAIRVRRLRMVPVECIARGYLTGLGLKEYEKSGAVSGVPLPAGLVEADLLPEPIFTPTTKAPVGEHDEFITYDDVAAEVGAATAEELCRITLAVYRRGAEIAAERGVVIADTKLELGWAPDGTLVLGDEVLTPDSSRFWAADSWQPGRAQFSFDKQFVRDWAAGTGWDKQPPAPEVPEEVVAATRARYIEVYERLTGLSW, from the coding sequence GTGGAGCTCCTGCATTCCGGCAAGGTCCGCGACGTCTACGCGGACGGCGACGACCTGATCCTGGTGGCCTCCGACCGGGTGTCCGTTTACGACGTCGTGCTGCCCACCCCGATCCCGGACAAGGGCGCGGTGCTCACCCGCCTCTCGCTGTGGTGGTTCGAGCAGCTCGCCGACCTCGTGCCGCACCACGTGATCTCGGCGTCCGACGTGCCGCCGCAGTTCGCCGGGCGGGCCATCCGCGTCCGGCGGCTGCGCATGGTGCCGGTGGAGTGCATCGCCCGCGGTTATCTGACCGGCCTCGGGCTCAAGGAGTACGAGAAGTCAGGCGCGGTGTCCGGTGTCCCGCTGCCGGCCGGGCTCGTCGAGGCCGACCTGCTGCCCGAGCCGATCTTCACGCCGACGACCAAGGCGCCGGTCGGCGAGCACGACGAGTTCATCACTTATGACGACGTGGCCGCCGAGGTCGGCGCGGCGACCGCCGAGGAGCTGTGCCGGATCACTCTCGCGGTGTACCGGCGGGGTGCCGAGATCGCCGCCGAGCGGGGCGTCGTGATCGCCGATACCAAGCTGGAGCTGGGCTGGGCGCCGGACGGCACGCTGGTGCTCGGCGACGAGGTGCTGACGCCGGATTCGTCGCGGTTCTGGGCGGCCGACTCGTGGCAGCCGGGGCGGGCCCAGTTTTCGTTCGACAAGCAGTTCGTCCGTGACTGGGCGGCGGGCACCGGCTGGGACAAGCAGCCGCCGGCGCCCGAGGTGCCCGAGGAGGTCGTGGCGGCGACGCGCGCGCGGTACATCGAGGTCTACGAGCGGCTGACCGGGCTCTCCTGGTAG
- a CDS encoding polyprenol monophosphomannose synthase, with translation MTKPVELPTPWRDARLTVVVPTFNEVDNIAPLVERLLALSMPGLHVLIADDNSPDGTGEVADKLAAENPGRVTVVHRAGKEGLGRAYVDGMGQALDGGAEFVAQMDADLSHPPEALPGLLGTLMSTRAGVVIGSRYVPGGELDENWPLYRRALSGWANFYVHTLLNVRIRDLTAGFKVWRADVLRDIGLNRVQSNGYSFQVEMHYLATQLGHTIIEVPIRFEERTSGASKMTTKTKIESAVMPFRLRWKHRAKGD, from the coding sequence GTGACAAAACCTGTCGAGTTGCCCACGCCCTGGCGGGACGCCCGATTGACTGTCGTCGTGCCCACGTTCAACGAAGTGGACAATATCGCCCCGCTCGTCGAGCGGCTGCTGGCGCTGTCCATGCCGGGCCTGCACGTGCTCATCGCCGACGACAACTCACCCGACGGCACCGGCGAGGTCGCCGACAAGCTCGCGGCGGAAAACCCAGGGCGGGTCACGGTCGTGCACCGGGCGGGCAAAGAGGGCCTCGGCCGGGCGTACGTGGATGGCATGGGCCAGGCCCTCGACGGCGGCGCGGAGTTCGTCGCGCAGATGGACGCCGACCTGTCCCACCCGCCGGAGGCGCTTCCCGGCCTCCTCGGCACGCTCATGTCGACCCGAGCCGGTGTCGTGATCGGCTCCCGCTACGTGCCGGGTGGCGAGCTCGACGAAAACTGGCCGCTCTACCGCCGCGCGCTCAGCGGCTGGGCCAACTTCTACGTCCACACCCTGCTCAACGTGCGGATCCGCGACCTCACGGCCGGCTTCAAGGTGTGGCGGGCCGACGTGCTGCGCGACATCGGCCTCAACCGCGTGCAGTCAAACGGGTACAGCTTCCAGGTGGAGATGCACTACCTGGCGACGCAGCTCGGACACACGATCATCGAAGTGCCGATCCGCTTCGAGGAGCGCACCAGCGGCGCCTCCAAGATGACCACCAAGACCAAGATCGAAAGCGCCGTGATGCCCTTCCGCCTGCGCTGGAAACACCGCGCAAAGGGCGACTGA
- a CDS encoding S8 family serine peptidase: MRKLPSWGRRSAALLLASGVAAGMTLAGLPSPASADPTDTPESIKTAPADTLDAHDADLLAQAKAKGEQHVMLIVATDKGDAKDVATGLTKLGGSVAKRYDSIGYVRARVPTGAVEKAAKLPGVAAVDLNESIPLPDPAPDAKAAPSGATAQAVAGPGADTPAANPFMPTHETGAVRFKDQHPTWDGRGVTIGILDSGVDLDNPALQTTTTGERKVVDWFTATDPIFDPDGTWRAMLTAVTGPTFSYAGGTWTAPAGSYRINRFNEAITAGGDPAGDVNRDGDTSDLFGVLYDPVSHDIRVDTNQNLNFTDDAVMRPYAEKFDVGHFGTDNPATAVREQMPFTVEYREDVDTTPAGLPGVADFVNIGIVESSHGSHVAGITAANDMLGNPVFDGAAPGAKIVSGRACNWTGGCTAAALLDGMADMVINRGVDVVNMSIGGLPAFNDGGNARAALYNRLINDYGVQLVLSAGNDGPGVNSVGDPGVATDVIAVAASISKETWLANYGSKVRVKNALFNFSSRGPREDGGFKPNITAPGAAISTGPMWQPGGPVAEAGYPLPPGLLMSNGTSMSSPQTAGAVALLLSAAKATDRGVTPAALRRALYSSAKWIDGVPAFGQGSGMVNVPGAWQLLRGGVETRTYTSSAPVCTELSGFLTPPGQGTGIYNRCAAANGGPKAGVNKSYTVKLTRTSGPAGNLRHELNWLGNDGTFSAPRSVVLPLNKTVSITVNAKPSIGAHGAILQVDDPATSVVDFEVMNTVIASNDVKKPNYSFSAAGEVDRNSHRTYFVTVPPGAAALQVNLSGIATGSQTRFITFNPHGVRQEDNSSPNCYTNYSDPAACKPQERSYENPVPGVWEIEVESRRTSPALDNPYSLTARVQGVKVEPPVIELPTVTAGAANPVSWKITNQFGPINVSAQGGSLGSASVQRPTIADGEVQTFDVEVPAGATRLDVKIGNPSDPGADLDLFVLRNGAVVDFDADGDAEESVSIANPPAGTYTIEIDGFAVPTGSTAYDYRDVFFAASLGSIEVPSTVVPLANGASTTVSGTVTANAVPAGGRSLFGEAVILTDEGAVVGRAGVAIGSVS, translated from the coding sequence GTGAGAAAACTCCCCTCGTGGGGTCGGCGTAGTGCTGCCCTGCTGCTCGCGTCGGGCGTAGCGGCCGGCATGACGCTCGCGGGTCTTCCCTCGCCCGCCAGCGCTGACCCGACGGATACACCGGAAAGCATCAAGACCGCACCCGCGGACACCCTCGACGCGCACGACGCCGACCTGCTCGCTCAGGCCAAGGCGAAGGGCGAGCAGCACGTGATGCTGATTGTCGCCACGGACAAGGGCGACGCGAAGGATGTCGCGACCGGGCTCACCAAGCTGGGCGGCAGTGTCGCAAAGCGGTACGACTCGATCGGCTACGTCCGTGCCCGCGTACCCACCGGCGCGGTGGAAAAGGCCGCGAAGCTGCCGGGCGTCGCCGCCGTCGACCTGAACGAGTCGATCCCCCTGCCCGACCCGGCGCCGGACGCGAAGGCCGCACCGAGCGGTGCCACCGCGCAGGCCGTCGCCGGCCCTGGCGCGGACACGCCGGCCGCCAACCCCTTCATGCCGACGCACGAGACCGGCGCGGTCAGGTTCAAGGACCAGCACCCGACGTGGGACGGGCGCGGCGTGACGATCGGCATCCTCGACTCCGGTGTCGACCTCGACAACCCCGCCCTGCAGACCACGACCACGGGTGAGCGGAAGGTCGTCGACTGGTTCACCGCGACCGACCCCATCTTCGACCCGGACGGCACCTGGCGCGCCATGCTCACCGCCGTGACCGGGCCGACCTTCTCGTACGCGGGCGGCACCTGGACGGCCCCGGCCGGCTCCTACCGGATCAACCGGTTCAACGAGGCGATCACCGCGGGCGGCGACCCCGCCGGCGACGTCAACCGCGACGGCGACACCAGCGACCTCTTCGGTGTGCTGTACGACCCGGTGAGCCACGACATCCGCGTCGACACCAACCAGAACCTCAACTTCACCGACGACGCCGTGATGCGGCCGTACGCGGAGAAGTTCGACGTCGGCCACTTCGGCACCGACAACCCGGCCACCGCCGTGCGCGAGCAGATGCCGTTCACGGTCGAGTACCGCGAGGACGTCGACACCACCCCGGCGGGCCTGCCGGGCGTCGCCGACTTCGTCAACATCGGCATCGTCGAGAGCTCGCACGGCTCGCACGTCGCCGGCATCACCGCCGCCAACGACATGCTCGGCAACCCGGTCTTCGACGGCGCCGCCCCCGGCGCGAAGATCGTCTCCGGCCGCGCCTGCAACTGGACCGGCGGCTGCACCGCGGCGGCGCTCCTGGACGGCATGGCTGACATGGTCATCAACCGTGGCGTCGACGTGGTCAATATGTCGATCGGCGGCCTGCCGGCGTTCAACGACGGTGGCAACGCCCGCGCCGCGCTCTACAACCGCCTGATCAACGACTACGGCGTACAGCTGGTCCTCTCGGCCGGCAACGACGGTCCGGGCGTCAACTCGGTCGGCGACCCCGGCGTGGCCACCGACGTCATCGCGGTGGCGGCCAGCATCAGCAAGGAGACCTGGCTGGCCAACTACGGCTCCAAGGTGCGGGTCAAGAACGCGCTGTTCAACTTCTCCTCCCGCGGCCCGCGCGAGGACGGCGGGTTCAAGCCGAACATCACCGCGCCGGGCGCGGCCATCTCGACCGGGCCGATGTGGCAGCCGGGCGGGCCGGTGGCCGAGGCGGGCTACCCGCTGCCGCCGGGCCTGCTGATGTCCAACGGCACCTCGATGTCGTCGCCGCAGACCGCGGGCGCGGTCGCGCTGCTGCTGTCCGCCGCGAAGGCGACCGACCGGGGCGTCACCCCGGCCGCGCTGCGCCGGGCGCTCTACAGCTCGGCCAAGTGGATCGACGGCGTACCGGCGTTCGGGCAGGGCAGCGGCATGGTCAACGTGCCGGGCGCGTGGCAGCTGCTGCGCGGCGGCGTCGAGACCCGCACGTACACGTCGTCGGCGCCGGTCTGCACCGAGCTGTCCGGCTTCCTCACCCCGCCCGGCCAGGGCACCGGCATCTACAACAGGTGCGCCGCCGCCAACGGCGGACCCAAGGCCGGAGTGAACAAGTCGTACACGGTCAAGCTGACCCGCACGAGCGGCCCGGCCGGCAACCTCCGGCACGAGCTGAACTGGCTCGGCAACGACGGCACGTTCTCGGCGCCGCGCAGCGTGGTGCTGCCGCTGAACAAGACCGTCTCCATCACGGTGAACGCCAAGCCGTCGATCGGTGCGCACGGCGCGATCCTCCAGGTCGACGACCCGGCCACGTCCGTCGTGGACTTCGAGGTGATGAACACGGTGATCGCGTCCAACGACGTGAAGAAGCCGAACTACTCGTTCAGCGCCGCGGGCGAGGTGGACCGCAACTCGCACCGGACGTACTTCGTCACCGTGCCGCCGGGTGCGGCCGCGCTGCAGGTGAACCTCTCCGGCATCGCGACCGGCTCGCAGACGCGGTTCATCACGTTCAACCCGCACGGCGTCCGGCAGGAGGACAACAGCAGCCCGAACTGCTACACAAACTACTCCGACCCGGCCGCCTGCAAGCCGCAGGAGCGGTCGTACGAGAACCCGGTACCGGGCGTGTGGGAGATCGAGGTCGAGTCGCGGCGTACCTCGCCGGCACTGGACAACCCGTACTCGCTCACCGCGCGGGTGCAGGGCGTCAAGGTGGAGCCGCCGGTGATCGAGCTGCCGACCGTGACGGCCGGTGCGGCCAACCCGGTCAGCTGGAAGATCACCAACCAGTTCGGCCCGATCAACGTGTCCGCACAGGGCGGCTCGCTCGGCAGTGCCTCGGTGCAGCGTCCGACCATCGCCGACGGCGAGGTGCAGACGTTCGACGTGGAGGTGCCGGCGGGTGCGACCCGGCTGGACGTGAAGATCGGCAACCCGAGTGACCCGGGTGCGGACCTTGACCTGTTCGTGCTCCGCAACGGGGCGGTCGTGGACTTCGACGCCGACGGTGACGCCGAGGAGTCGGTGTCGATCGCGAACCCGCCGGCCGGCACGTACACGATCGAGATCGACGGGTTCGCCGTGCCGACCGGCTCGACGGCGTACGACTACCGCGACGTGTTCTTCGCGGCGTCGCTCGGCAGCATCGAGGTGCCGTCGACGGTCGTACCGCTCGCGAACGGCGCGTCGACCACGGTCAGCGGCACGGTGACCGCCAACGCGGTGCCGGCCGGCGGCCGCAGCCTCTTCGGCGAGGCGGTCATCCTCACCGACGAGGGCGCCGTGGTGGGCCGCGCCGGCGTGGCGATCGGCTCCGTCAGCTAG
- a CDS encoding pyridoxamine 5'-phosphate oxidase family protein yields the protein MSVLSGLVEVTSDEELTEIVGGSPTTPVRDKVRTALADVHRQWLAASPFCLVATADAEGNCDVSPKGDPPGFTVVLDDATIAIPERPGNRRADGFRNILRNPHVGLVYLIPGRGDTLRINGRARLVRDAPFFDDMVVKGHRPRLALVVEVEQVFFHCAKAFMRSKLWRPETWDPEALPSRAWIAKCVERPDDPIEVLEKHYGPEYAKGLYAG from the coding sequence ATGAGTGTGCTGAGCGGTCTTGTCGAGGTCACGTCCGACGAGGAGCTCACCGAGATCGTCGGGGGCAGCCCCACGACGCCGGTGCGGGACAAGGTGCGGACGGCGTTGGCGGACGTGCACCGGCAGTGGCTGGCGGCCTCGCCCTTCTGCCTCGTCGCCACCGCGGACGCGGAGGGCAACTGCGACGTCTCGCCGAAGGGTGACCCGCCCGGCTTCACGGTGGTCCTCGACGACGCCACCATCGCGATCCCGGAGAGGCCGGGAAACCGTCGTGCTGACGGGTTCCGCAACATACTGCGCAACCCACATGTCGGATTGGTGTATCTGATCCCCGGGCGGGGCGACACGCTGCGAATCAACGGTCGGGCCCGGCTTGTGCGGGATGCACCGTTCTTCGATGACATGGTGGTCAAAGGGCACCGGCCGCGGCTTGCCCTCGTCGTGGAGGTCGAGCAGGTCTTCTTCCACTGCGCCAAGGCTTTCATGCGCTCGAAGCTGTGGCGGCCGGAGACCTGGGACCCGGAAGCACTGCCGTCGCGGGCCTGGATTGCCAAGTGCGTGGAGCGTCCGGACGACCCGATCGAGGTGCTGGAAAAGCACTACGGACCGGAATACGCCAAGGGCTTGTACGCAGGGTGA
- a CDS encoding GNAT family N-acetyltransferase yields MSDSVVVAEDSAGSRFEVLVDGEAAGFVAYRRNGSTISFTHTEIDERFEGRGLGSVLVSGALDAARAQGATVLPFCPFVRRYISRHHEYLDLVPVDQRARFELPADNGEVGT; encoded by the coding sequence ATGAGCGACTCGGTGGTGGTAGCGGAGGACAGTGCGGGGAGCCGGTTCGAGGTCCTGGTGGACGGAGAGGCGGCCGGGTTCGTGGCGTACCGGCGGAACGGGTCCACGATCTCCTTCACACACACCGAGATCGACGAACGCTTCGAGGGGCGCGGGCTCGGCTCGGTGCTCGTCAGCGGAGCGCTCGACGCGGCGCGGGCCCAGGGTGCGACGGTGCTGCCGTTCTGCCCGTTCGTGCGGCGGTACATCTCGCGGCACCACGAGTACCTGGACCTGGTGCCGGTCGACCAGCGGGCCCGCTTCGAACTGCCCGCGGACAACGGGGAGGTTGGTACATGA
- a CDS encoding sensor histidine kinase: MNRLTIRARLTLLYGGLFLVAGVLLLGVTYALIAQRIPDPDKRITSFQGQTQVPVAPPPGEGQGLSGTFEAKVVGDTWDDALNALLTQGGIALVLAGVAATALGWLIAGRLLQPLQRMTDTARRIADAPAAGSGLHERIALDGPHDEVKRLADTFDVMLERLDRSFDGQRRFVANASHELRTPLTLNRALLEVAVHRRAASLEVRQLGETLLEINGRHERLLDGLLVLARSEREVAERSYVDLADIVEHVAEQAKQGDVSILTEPGTAPTTGNSVLLERLVQNLVENGVRHNVPADGWVAICTDTQPDGSAVLVVTNTGPVVPPYEMSRIFEPFHRLNGDRIGSAVPGAGLGLSIVRAVARAHGGEATARPREGGGLVVTVTLPAAPIPAPA, from the coding sequence GTGAACCGTCTGACCATCCGCGCCCGCCTGACGCTCCTCTACGGCGGGCTCTTCCTGGTTGCCGGCGTGCTGCTGCTCGGCGTCACGTACGCGCTGATCGCCCAGCGCATCCCGGATCCCGACAAGCGGATCACGTCGTTCCAGGGCCAAACGCAGGTACCCGTGGCCCCGCCGCCCGGCGAAGGTCAAGGCCTGAGCGGCACCTTCGAGGCGAAGGTCGTCGGCGACACCTGGGACGACGCGCTCAACGCCCTGCTCACCCAGGGCGGTATCGCGCTGGTGCTGGCCGGTGTGGCGGCGACCGCGCTGGGGTGGCTGATCGCCGGCCGCCTGCTGCAGCCGCTGCAGCGGATGACCGACACCGCACGGCGGATCGCCGACGCACCGGCGGCCGGCAGCGGACTGCACGAGCGGATCGCTCTGGACGGGCCGCACGACGAGGTGAAGCGGCTGGCCGACACGTTCGACGTGATGCTGGAGCGCCTCGACCGCTCCTTCGACGGCCAGCGGCGGTTTGTGGCGAACGCCTCGCACGAGCTGCGTACCCCGCTGACGCTCAACCGCGCGCTGCTCGAGGTCGCCGTGCACCGGCGGGCCGCCTCACTTGAGGTACGGCAGCTGGGCGAGACGCTGCTGGAAATCAACGGCCGCCACGAGCGGCTGCTCGACGGCCTGCTCGTGCTGGCCCGCTCGGAGCGGGAGGTCGCCGAACGCTCCTATGTAGACCTCGCGGACATCGTGGAACACGTGGCGGAGCAGGCGAAGCAGGGCGATGTCTCGATCCTCACCGAGCCCGGCACGGCGCCGACGACCGGCAACTCCGTGCTGCTCGAACGCCTCGTGCAGAACCTCGTGGAGAACGGCGTCCGCCACAACGTGCCGGCGGACGGCTGGGTGGCCATCTGCACAGACACCCAGCCGGACGGCTCGGCCGTGCTGGTGGTCACGAACACCGGTCCGGTGGTACCGCCGTACGAGATGTCACGCATCTTCGAACCGTTCCACCGGTTGAACGGCGACCGGATCGGCTCGGCCGTGCCGGGCGCCGGCCTCGGCCTTTCGATCGTGCGCGCGGTGGCCCGGGCGCACGGCGGCGAGGCGACCGCCCGCCCGCGCGAAGGCGGTGGCCTCGTGGTGACCGTCACCCTCCCGGCGGCCCCGATCCCCGCACCGGCATAA
- a CDS encoding response regulator transcription factor, translating into MRILVVEDEPLLAGAVAEWLRGDAHAVDVVHDGGAALERIEVNDYDVVVLDRDLPVVHGDDVCRAVVAGDSPVRVLMLTASAGIDDRVAGLSLGADDYLPKPFAFPELAARVVALGRRSRPAAPPVLQRAGIRLDLHRREVYRNGRYVPLSRKEFAVLAELLRAEGAAVSAELLLEKAWDEHADPFTHAVRMTILKLRRKLGDPPVVLTDPGVGYRIP; encoded by the coding sequence ATGCGGATCCTGGTGGTCGAGGACGAGCCGCTGCTCGCCGGTGCCGTGGCCGAGTGGCTGCGCGGCGACGCGCACGCGGTCGACGTCGTGCACGACGGCGGTGCCGCGCTGGAGCGGATCGAGGTCAACGACTACGACGTGGTCGTGCTCGACCGCGACCTGCCGGTGGTGCACGGCGACGATGTGTGCCGCGCGGTGGTGGCCGGCGACTCCCCGGTGCGGGTGCTGATGCTCACCGCCTCCGCCGGGATCGACGACCGGGTGGCCGGACTGAGCCTCGGCGCCGACGACTACCTGCCCAAGCCCTTCGCCTTCCCCGAGCTGGCCGCCCGCGTCGTGGCGCTGGGCCGCCGCTCCCGCCCGGCCGCGCCGCCGGTGCTCCAGCGCGCAGGCATCCGGCTCGACCTGCACCGCCGGGAGGTGTACCGGAACGGGCGCTATGTCCCGCTGTCCCGCAAGGAGTTCGCGGTGCTGGCCGAGCTGCTGCGCGCCGAAGGCGCCGCGGTCTCCGCCGAGCTGCTGCTGGAGAAGGCGTGGGACGAGCACGCGGACCCGTTCACCCACGCGGTCCGGATGACCATCCTCAAGCTGCGCCGCAAGCTCGGCGACCCGCCCGTCGTGCTGACCGACCCGGGAGTGGGGTACCGGATTCCGTGA
- a CDS encoding peptidoglycan-binding domain-containing protein, with translation MSGRRRRRTGRVVVAAGAVVVAGAVAATGLGLGLPGGDTPSEASSDLPPATAEVTRQTLVDTQSESGELGYGTTTSASARSGGTVTGLPATGSAVKRGQALYRLDNAPVVLLYGSLPAYRTLGVGTEGADVTQFEKNLRALGYDGFTVDDEYSSATASAVKEWQEDLGLPETGSVELGRVVFAAGEVRVDSHDAEVGEAVQPGTAVVSYTGTARVVTVELEVSDQRLARKGAPVAVTLPDGKQTRGRIARTELVIQPAEGRSPRRRRLR, from the coding sequence GTGAGCGGGCGGCGCCGGCGCCGGACCGGCCGGGTGGTGGTCGCGGCGGGCGCGGTGGTGGTCGCCGGCGCGGTGGCGGCCACCGGGCTCGGCCTCGGCCTGCCGGGAGGCGACACGCCCAGCGAGGCGAGCAGCGACCTGCCGCCGGCCACTGCCGAGGTGACCCGCCAGACGCTGGTGGACACGCAGAGCGAGAGCGGTGAGCTGGGCTACGGCACCACGACGTCGGCGTCCGCCCGCTCGGGCGGCACGGTGACGGGCCTGCCGGCGACGGGGTCGGCGGTCAAACGGGGGCAGGCCCTCTACCGGCTGGACAACGCGCCGGTCGTGCTGCTGTACGGGTCGCTGCCCGCCTACCGCACGCTCGGGGTGGGCACGGAGGGCGCGGACGTGACCCAGTTCGAGAAGAACCTGCGCGCCCTCGGGTACGACGGCTTCACGGTGGACGACGAGTACTCCAGCGCGACCGCCTCGGCCGTGAAGGAGTGGCAGGAGGACCTGGGTCTGCCGGAGACCGGTTCGGTCGAGCTGGGCCGGGTGGTCTTCGCCGCCGGCGAGGTGCGGGTCGACAGCCACGACGCCGAGGTGGGCGAGGCCGTCCAGCCGGGCACGGCCGTGGTCTCCTACACGGGTACCGCCCGCGTGGTCACGGTCGAGCTGGAAGTCTCCGACCAGCGGCTGGCCCGCAAAGGCGCGCCGGTCGCGGTGACGCTGCCGGACGGCAAGCAGACCCGCGGCAGGATCGCCAGGACCGAGCTCGTCATCCAGCCGGCCGAGGGCAGGAGCCCGCGTCGACGACGGTTGAGGTGA